The genome window GGACGCCAACGATCATCGCGACGATCGTTGTGGACACCGCAACGATCGCGCTGTTCCTGAAATAGGCGAGGAATTCGCTCTGGTGGAATAGCGCGATATAGTGTTGCAGGCTCACGTGCCGTGGGACGAGGCTGACCTCCACGAAAATGTCCCTGTTGGGCTTTAACGATGTCTCCAGGACCCACACGAACGGAAAGAGCGTCCAGACGGTGAACACCGCCAGACCGCCGATGAGCACGACCTTACGCAGGGCGCTCCGCAGCCTCCGGGACACCCGCGCAGTGCCGGGCGGTGGCACGGGTCTCCGCGTCATGCCTGGGCCTCCGGCGCGAGCATGCGCTTTGTCAGGAAATAGATGAGGACGACGAAGAGGGGGAAAAAGATCACGGAAACCGCTGCGGCCATGCCGAGCTGGCGGGCACCGGCAATGCCGATCTCGTAGGCGAACATCGGGAACGTCATCGTGGCGTTCACGGGACCGCCGCGTGTGAGGACGTAGACGAAGTTGATGCTGTTGGCGGTCCAGATCGTCGAAAGCAGGACCGTGATGACGATCGTGGACGCCAGTCCGGGGAGCAGGATGTACAGGAATCGCTGAAGCACGCCCGCGCCATCGATCGCCGCGGCCTCGTACTGCTCACCGGGGATGGCCTGGAGCCCGGCAAGGAACATCATGGTGTAGAAAGGCGTTCCCTGCCAGACGACGACCCCGATCACCGACCACAACGCGAGATGGGGATCCGCAAGAAACTGGACCAGGGTTTGGCTGCCAAACATCTGGATGCGGATCAGATTCAGCAGGCCGCTCGGCGTGCCGTCGTAGACCCAGCGCCAGGTGAGTGCCACGACGACAGAGGGGACGGTCCAGGGGAGGAAGAAAATGCCCCGCATCAATGGCCGGCCCCGGAACCGCTCGTTCAGGAGCAGGGCCGATCCCATGCCCAGGCAGAGCTTTGCCGCGACGGCCGTCCCGGTATAGAGCAGCGAGATCCAGACCGTCTTCCGGAACAGGGCACCGTATTGATCCCCGAACAGGAGGTCACGGTAGTTTTGCAGACCGACCCAGGTGGCCGGGCCGCCGATCACTTTGTGCTGCATGCTCAACACGATGCCGCTGACGAACGGGTACGCAATGAGGGCGACGAGGATGACGATCAGGGGCAGCAGAAAGGGCCAGGCCATGCGCCAGTCGCGGCCCAGCACGCGTTCCTTCCAAGGTCGGCCTTGTGCCCCCCCGAGGGGGTGGGTCCCTAGGACGGTCACCATTGCTGGCGCCTCGCGAGCCGGACGTCTGCACAAACGCGATCCGCTCACAGCGAAGCCGCGGTCCTGCGAACTGAACGTATCTTACTACGGAACCTGTCGCCGGAAGTCCTGGTCCGCATCGCGAGCAGGGTTTTCCGCCGGGCCCGGCGTAGACGCCCCCCCATGCGCATCGACGTGGC of bacterium contains these proteins:
- a CDS encoding sugar ABC transporter permease, producing the protein MVTVLGTHPLGGAQGRPWKERVLGRDWRMAWPFLLPLIVILVALIAYPFVSGIVLSMQHKVIGGPATWVGLQNYRDLLFGDQYGALFRKTVWISLLYTGTAVAAKLCLGMGSALLLNERFRGRPLMRGIFFLPWTVPSVVVALTWRWVYDGTPSGLLNLIRIQMFGSQTLVQFLADPHLALWSVIGVVVWQGTPFYTMMFLAGLQAIPGEQYEAAAIDGAGVLQRFLYILLPGLASTIVITVLLSTIWTANSINFVYVLTRGGPVNATMTFPMFAYEIGIAGARQLGMAAAVSVIFFPLFVVLIYFLTKRMLAPEAQA